In one Mucilaginibacter ginsenosidivorax genomic region, the following are encoded:
- a CDS encoding response regulator gives MLKSILVIEDDTDILSTIENVLVYHNFAVTGLTHTNDIIESIKTYKPDLVLTDYMLPGMNGGKICQTIKSTKETNHIPVILISAYHRQAISLANFNYDIYIPKPFDIDKLVQAINKLLN, from the coding sequence ATGTTGAAAAGCATTTTGGTAATTGAGGATGATACCGACATTTTAAGTACAATTGAAAACGTTTTGGTTTACCATAATTTTGCGGTCACGGGTTTAACCCATACTAATGATATTATTGAATCTATAAAAACCTACAAACCCGACCTTGTGCTAACCGACTATATGTTACCAGGTATGAATGGTGGTAAAATTTGCCAAACCATTAAAAGCACCAAAGAAACCAACCATATCCCCGTTATACTTATTTCGGCTTATCATCGCCAGGCCATCTCATTAGCCAATTTCAACTACGATATTTATATCCCCAAGCCTTTTGACATTGATAAGCTGGTGCAGGCTATAAATAAGTTGTTGAATTAG
- a CDS encoding PAS domain S-box protein, producing MIDIALNGNQPVVSDPHSPEVIEELTKTIETYRELMLASDIGAWEYFTETGFLNCNEEYFLLLGRSINEFDTTGKGNLNETWINLIHPEDREKATARFEEYLNNPTDKIYENFFRMAHADGSWVWIWSRGRYVNNKQGSNAKRLIGTHTDVTASKKVEEQLQLEKILLRTLIDNLPDTIYIKDANGRKIIANVADVATIGAKSEADVIGKTDLELFNNDIGLRGYHDDLNVIQEGKAIVNKEELFFDKEGNKHWLLTSKVPVRNEMGQVERILGIGHNITERKKNEEALNKLNEELNLQSEELRSQAEDLKLANAQLISQKEQELEKAIAQGKFEIASEVLHDIGNALVGFGSYLNRINRVMERYNIDTIKNLALFIKGQQSALELAIGADKAKALVSLTDSIHKSQAENKGEISTAVTELLNILSHIQDILSIQRQFVKGHGGSQDRKMVNLVNIIDDCKAMLLASADKKGIQLKVAVAPGEYVLKGDHTKLMQVILNVLKNSIEAIDLEKDEKTIEINLSTANDFFELRMADNGKGFDAETGNKFFKRGFTTKESGTGLGLYNCKSIIDSHDGSFQIQSDGPNLGAVTTIKLPCNSVAIQDKAAL from the coding sequence ATGATTGATATTGCATTAAACGGTAATCAACCGGTTGTTAGTGATCCCCATTCGCCGGAAGTTATTGAAGAGCTTACAAAAACAATTGAAACCTACCGGGAGCTGATGCTGGCATCTGATATTGGTGCCTGGGAATATTTTACCGAAACAGGCTTTCTGAATTGTAATGAGGAGTATTTTTTATTGCTGGGCAGGTCAATTAATGAATTTGATACTACGGGCAAAGGTAATTTAAATGAAACATGGATTAATCTTATTCATCCGGAAGACAGGGAAAAAGCAACTGCCCGGTTTGAAGAATATTTAAATAACCCAACCGATAAAATATACGAGAATTTTTTCAGGATGGCACATGCCGATGGCAGCTGGGTGTGGATCTGGTCGCGTGGCCGCTATGTAAATAATAAGCAGGGGAGTAATGCAAAACGGTTAATAGGTACCCATACCGATGTAACGGCATCAAAAAAAGTAGAAGAACAATTGCAGCTTGAAAAAATACTGCTGCGAACCCTTATTGATAATTTGCCCGACACTATTTATATAAAAGATGCTAACGGCCGAAAGATAATAGCCAATGTTGCCGATGTAGCAACCATTGGTGCAAAATCAGAAGCTGATGTAATTGGCAAAACCGACCTCGAATTATTTAATAATGACATTGGCTTACGCGGATATCATGATGATTTAAATGTAATTCAGGAAGGTAAAGCGATAGTAAACAAAGAAGAACTGTTTTTTGACAAGGAAGGCAATAAACACTGGCTGTTAACTTCAAAAGTACCTGTGCGTAATGAAATGGGGCAGGTTGAGCGTATATTGGGCATTGGGCACAACATTACCGAGCGCAAGAAAAATGAAGAAGCGTTAAATAAGCTTAATGAGGAACTAAATCTTCAATCGGAAGAACTGCGCAGCCAGGCGGAGGATTTAAAACTTGCAAACGCGCAGTTGATATCGCAAAAAGAGCAGGAGTTAGAAAAAGCGATAGCACAGGGTAAATTTGAAATTGCATCAGAAGTATTGCACGATATTGGCAATGCGCTGGTAGGCTTTGGATCGTACCTTAACCGGATTAACCGGGTGATGGAGCGGTACAATATTGATACCATTAAAAATCTTGCCTTATTTATAAAAGGGCAGCAAAGCGCACTTGAACTGGCAATTGGTGCCGATAAAGCTAAAGCGCTGGTATCCCTTACAGATAGTATCCATAAATCGCAGGCCGAAAACAAAGGCGAAATTTCAACTGCTGTTACCGAATTGTTGAATATTTTATCGCACATACAGGACATTTTAAGTATTCAGCGCCAGTTTGTTAAAGGGCACGGCGGGTCGCAGGACCGCAAAATGGTAAACCTGGTTAATATCATTGACGATTGTAAGGCTATGCTTCTGGCATCTGCCGATAAAAAAGGCATCCAGTTAAAGGTGGCTGTGGCGCCGGGCGAATATGTTTTAAAAGGCGATCATACCAAATTAATGCAGGTTATTTTAAACGTGCTGAAAAATAGTATTGAAGCTATTGACCTTGAAAAGGACGAAAAAACAATCGAGATTAATTTAAGCACCGCTAATGACTTTTTCGAACTCAGGATGGCCGACAATGGTAAAGGCTTTGATGCCGAAACAGGGAATAAATTCTTCAAAAGAGGGTTTACAACCAAAGAGAGCGGTACCGGGCTGGGCTTATATAATTGTAAATCGATTATTGATAGTCATGATGGCTCATTTCAAATACAAAGCGATGGCCCAAACCTTGGTGCAGTTACAACAATAAAACTACCTTGTAATAGTGTAGCTATACAGGATAAGGCAGCTTTATAA
- a CDS encoding response regulator, with amino-acid sequence MDQKNMASNILVIDDGEIDNIIFEKVVKRVMSNSRIDACSDARSAIAKLMHISKTEPHLFPDYIFLDLTMPVMDGWDFLEEFRRLNIDPLKQSKIYLLSSSISIKDINRSRTNPLVFDFISKPMNRQKAEAIFEVA; translated from the coding sequence ATGGATCAAAAAAACATGGCCTCCAATATCCTGGTGATAGATGACGGCGAGATTGATAATATTATTTTTGAAAAGGTGGTAAAAAGGGTAATGTCAAATTCAAGGATAGATGCCTGCAGCGACGCCCGAAGCGCTATTGCCAAACTAATGCATATCAGCAAAACCGAACCTCATCTTTTTCCAGATTATATATTTTTAGACTTAACGATGCCCGTTATGGATGGGTGGGACTTTTTAGAGGAGTTCAGGCGATTAAATATCGATCCACTTAAGCAAAGTAAAATATATCTTCTATCTTCGTCGATATCAATTAAGGACATTAACCGGTCGCGCACGAACCCCTTGGTGTTTGATTTTATATCAAAACCAATGAACAGGCAAAAGGCCGAGGCCATTTTTGAAGTTGCCTAA